In Arachis stenosperma cultivar V10309 chromosome 1, arast.V10309.gnm1.PFL2, whole genome shotgun sequence, one DNA window encodes the following:
- the LOC130983111 gene encoding uncharacterized protein LOC130983111 → MNQAKIASTIHHTNEHVITDPRHPEKARDKAAQIIQDLCLRVQDLEGKLTNREKHNNEHGSQATSRSRSHRGRSPTRQHDRRDDRSVSRNHRHEKSPERRYNKKHHRSASRDLSRQHDSDEDRRYRNTKRTRNDHTIMGATPFTERILRAKLPKGFDKPTDMKYDGTKDPQEHLTAFEARMNLEGAADAVRCRAFPVTLAGPAIKWFNALPNGSIANFHDIARKFTAQFTTRITKAKHPISLLGVTQKQEESTRKYLDRFNDECLTVDGLMDSVASLCLTNGLMNEDFRKHLTTKPVWTMHEIQNVARDYINDEEVSQVVAANKRQHTQHGNSAPRHNPTPKENQRNHPRPTNRPPRIGKFSNYTPLTAPITEIYHQIADRGIIPRARQLKERTGGNKTLYCDYHRGYGHKTQDCFDLKDALEQTIRDGKLPEFAKIIREPRRTEKDKSPEKEGRNPRTQRQPPRESPEEDPTIIVNVITGKDVSSKSKLTMKKDLKVMAVRNQAPITATDNTITFLPEDCQHGTSAEDAPFVISARIGTGLV, encoded by the coding sequence ATGAACCAAGCAAAAATAGCAAGTACTATCCACCACACGAACGAACACGTCATCACGGACCCGCGACATCCCGAGAAAGCCAGGGACAAAGCGGCACAGATCATCCAGGATCTCTGCCTCCGGGTCCAAGATCTTGAAGGCAAACTGACCAAcagagaaaaacacaacaacGAACACGGAAGCCAGGCGACTTCCAGGTCAAGATCCCACCGCGGCAGGTCGCCAACCCGGCAACACGATAGGAGAGATGATCGCAGCGTCTCACGCAACCACCGACACGAGAAATCGCCAGAACGGCGATACAACAAGAAACACCACCGCAGCGCTTCTCGTGATCTAAGTCGTCAACACGATTCGGACGAGGATCGGAGATACCGAAACACCAAACGCACAAGAAACGACCACACCATAATGGGAGCTACACCCTTCACAGAAAGAATCTTAAGAGCGAAACTCCCCAAAGGTTTCGACAAACCCACCGACATGAAGTACGATGGAACCAAGGACCCTCAGGAACATCTAACGGCCTTCGAGGCCAGAATGAACCTGGAAGGAGCGGCCGACGCAGTCCGATGCAGAGCCTTCCCAGTAACCCTTGCCGGACCGGCGATCAAATGGTTCAACGCCCTCCCAAACGGATCCATAGCCAACTTCCACGACATAGCACGAAAATTCACGGCCCAGTTCACGACCAGAATCACCAAAGCCAAACACCCCATCAGCTTGTTAGGGGTCACACAAAAGCAAGAAGAATCCACAAGGAAATATCTCGACCGCTTCAACGATGAATGCCTAACGGTCGACGGACTCATGGATTCCGTTGCAAGCCTTTGCCTGACTAACGGGCTCATGAACGAGGACTTTCGCAAACACCTCACTACTAAACCAGTATGGACCATGCACGAAATCCAGAACGTCGCCAGAGACTACATCAACGACGAAGAGGTCAGCCAGGTCGTCGCTGCCAACAAACGGCAGCACACCCAACACGGTAATTCGGCTCCCCGTCATAACCCAACGCCCAAAGAGAATCAACGGAACCACCCCAGGCCGACCAACCGGCCACCAAGAATTGGCAAATTCTCTAATTACACGCCCCTAACAGCACCAATTACGGAGATATACCATCAAATAGCAGATCGAGGCATCATCCCAAGAGCCCGACAACTCAAAGAAAGGACGGGAGGCAACAAAACCCTCTACTGTGACTACCACCGAGGTTATGGCCACAAAACACAAGATTGCTTCGACCTTAAAGACGCTCTTGAACAAACCATACGAGACGGCAAACTCCCGGAATTTGCCAAAATCATCAGAGAACCAAGACGCACGGAGAAAGACAAGTCACCGGAAAAAGAAGGGCGTAACCCGAGAACACAAAGGCAACCCCCCAGGGAGAGCCCGGAGGAAGACCCAACCATCATAGTAAACGTCATCACAGGCAAGGACGTATCGAGCAAGTCAAAACtaacaatgaaaaaagatctCAAGGTAATGGCCGTCAGAAACCAAGCCCCAATCACCGCGACCGACAATACGATAACATTCTTACCGGAGGACTGCCAGCACGGCACCTCAGCCGAAGATGCCCCTTTCGTCATCTCAGCCAGAATCGGAACAGGACTAGTATGA
- the LOC130983121 gene encoding uncharacterized protein LOC130983121: MASEDSFLVLVHHRGSIKRKTRSGVKFTDKDPLCIIMSPTTSYDGLVSSVLGKLGLEGVKRVKKFFYRIPITVLHDTVKYDCFTIGSDEDLQVMFLSRRQFLEVRTPELLAKFVDVVSSSGGSNRNANTIATAAGSSSRPAVASSSVPVYEAAIQPAASPSFAVDLAGNVGDEVGYDEHHPTQLQCPPPAGVGEGLCHDSDDDDVEPDIIADESGDDVGASDPIRPTGGSSSGTNQYPPHFSSLDLDAMRQDEHLGQLARFGARDKDGSAGMTEFQVGQQFQDKNEALLSVKTYSIRLGVQYKVVESDYRRYVGKCSEFGNGCTWLIRLSLRQRKGIWEVKRYNGPHTCLATSISSDHRSLDYHVIATFIMPMVRADASVNIKVLLNATAAQFGFRPTYRRVWMAKQKAVAIIYGDWDESYNELPRWVLGVQLTMAGTVAVLRTCPVRVGGQVDESQAYFHRMFWTFLPCIEAFRHCKPLVSIDGTHLYGKYGGTLLVAIAQDGNSNILHVAFALVESENAESWFFFLSHLRQHVTPQPGLLVISDRHNGIKAALEAPDGGWLPPSAYRAFCI, translated from the coding sequence ATGGCTAGTGAGGATAGTTTTCTAGTGCTAGTACACCACAGAGGATCGATTAAGAGAAAAACTCGGTCTGGGGTGAAGTTCACGGATAAGGATCCTCTATGTATTATCATGAGCCCCACGACCAGTTACGATGGTCTTGTGAGCTCTGTGCTTGGCAAACTTGGTCTGGAAGGAGTGAAGAGAGTTAAGAAGTTTTTCTATCGCATTCCAATCACGGTGCTCCACGATACGGTGAAGTATGATTGTTTCACGATCGGGAGTGATGAGGACTTGCAGGTCATGTTTCTTTCTCGTAGGCAGTTTCTGGAGGTGAGGACACCGGAGCTGTTGGCTAAGTTCGTGGACGTGGTATCTAGCTCTGGTGGGTCGAACCGGAATGCCAACACTATAGCCACGGCGGCCGGTTCGAGCTCTAGACCTGCGGTTGCTTCTTCCTCCGTTCCAGTGTATGAGGCAGCGATCCAGCCTGCCGCCTCCCCATCGTTTGCTGTTGATCTCGCCGGCAATGTTGGAGACGAGGTTGGATATGATGAACATCATCCGACTCAATTACAGTGTCCTCCACCGGCTGGTGTTGGCGAGGGATTATGTCATGattcagatgatgatgatgtcgaGCCGGATATTATCGCTGATGAAAGCGGTGATGATGTTGGAGCGAGTGATCCGATAAGGCCTACTGGTGGTTCTAGTTCTGGCACAAATCAGTACCCACCTCATTTCTCATCTTTGGATCTGGATGCCATGAGGCAGGACGAACATCTTGGGCAGCTAGCTAGATTTGGCGCTAGAGATAAAGACGGGTCTGCCGGTATGACAGAGTTCCAGGTTGGTCAACAATTCCAGGATAAAAATGAGGCGCTGTTGAGTGTCAAGACGTACAGCATCCGCCTAGGGGTACAGTACAAGGTGGTTGAGTCTGACTATCGTCGGTACGTGGGAAAGTGTTCTGAATTTGGGAATGGGTGCACATGGTTGATTAGGCTGAGCCTCCGACAGCGCAAGGGTATCTGGGAAGTCAAGCGGTACAACGGGCCGCATACCTGTCTCGCCACCTCCATCTCCAGCGACCATAGGAGCTTGGACTACCACGTGATAGCGACATTCATCATGCCAATGGTTAGGGCGGACGCATCCGTCAACATCAAGGTGCTTCTAAATGCAACGGCAGCACAATTTGGCTTCAGGCCTACATACCGGAGGGTGTGGATGGCAAAGCAGAAGGCGGTAGCAATCATTTACGGGGACTGGGATGAGTCGTACAACGAGCTCCCTCGGTGGGTCTTAGGAGTTCAGTTGACTATGGCTGGCACTGTAGCAGTCCTCAGGACCTGCCCTGTTCGAGTTGGTGGACAGGTGGATGAGTCTCAGGCTTATTTTCATAGGATGTTCTGGACTTTTCTCCCTTGTATCGAAGCATTTCGTCATTGCAAGCCGTTGGTGAGTATTGACGGCACCCATCTATATGGCAAGTATGGGGGAACGTTGCTTGTGGCGATTGCACAGGACGGGAATTCCAACATACTCCATGTAGCATTCGCACTAGTTGAGAGTGAGAATGCTGAGTCATGGTTCTTCTTTCTCTCCCACCTCCGTCAGCACGTGACACCTCAGCCAGGTCTGTTAGttatttcagataggcataacGGCATCAAGGCAGCACTTGAGGCACCTGATGGGGGATGGCTACCTCCGTCTGCATACCGGGCATTCTGCATTTGA